Proteins co-encoded in one Oreochromis aureus strain Israel breed Guangdong linkage group 3, ZZ_aureus, whole genome shotgun sequence genomic window:
- the LOC120439371 gene encoding uncharacterized protein LOC120439371: protein MICRILLLTILTSCVSGSFVVNVTQTSYQAEENHNITLEWTFTTKPDRSNRSLFILCSFSHKLHEILPDRVIPEILTPNKTLYRVDRGEEVTDSQDKDFTGRLSSDKDALREGRIRLQLSRLRTDDSGLYLCEVNTDHGSGYKSCQLNVTAADELPLSPRAERRRNISFSAGVLLLIGIPAASAVALFVCVFWVIFCKSG from the exons ATGATCTGCAGGATCCTGCTGCTCACCATCCTCACCTCGTGTGTCTCTG GATCATTTGTAGTCAATGTGACACAGACCTCCTATCAGGCAGAGGAGAACCACAACATCACACTGGAGTGGACGTTCACCACCAAACCTGACAGATCCAACAGATCTCTTTTTATCCTTTGTAGCTTTTCTCACAAATTGCATGAAATATTACCTGACCGTGTAATCCCAGAAATATTAACCCCAAACAAAACCTTGTATCGTGTGGATCGTGGTGAAGAGGTCACAGATTCTCAGGACAAAGACTTTACAGGAAGATTGTCTAGTGACAAAGACGCCCTCAGAGAAGGAAGAATCAGACTTCAGCTGTCCAGACTCAGGACTGATGACTCGGGTCTGTACCTGTGTGAGGTGAACACTGATCATGGTTCTGGCTATAAGAGCTGTCAACTCAATGTCACAG CAGCTGATGAACTTCCTTTGAGTCCTCGAGCAGAGAGACGAAGAAACATCAGCTTTTCTGCTGGAGTGTTACTGCTGATTGGAATACCAGCAGCAAGTGCCGTGGctctttttgtctgtgttttttggGTGATCTTTTGTAAAAGCGGATGA
- the LOC120439369 gene encoding uncharacterized protein LOC120439369 isoform X1, producing the protein MYPEKMICRILLLIILTSCISGSFVVNVTQTSYQAEENHSITLEWTFTTKPDRSNKTLNILCELFISNNNVSVLYHVHEGVEVSESQDEKFSGRVQSDKDALREGRIRLQLSRLRTDDSGLYLCEVNTDYGFSVGKCQLNVTAVRDFPESARKPEASNTESRGRIGLYCGVTAALLLLCCFSFIYCLNNRTSTQSRGLDVGKL; encoded by the exons ATGTACCCA GAGAAGATGATCTGCAGGATCctgctgctcatcatcctcacctcaTGTATCTCTG GATCATTTGTAGTCAATGTGACACAGACCTCCTATCAGGCAGAGGAGAACCACAGCATCACACTGGAGTGGACGTTCACCACCAAACCTGACAGATCCAACAAAACTCTCAACATCCTCTGTGAACTCTTCATCAGTAATAATAACGTTTCAGTCCTGTATCATGTTCATGAAGGTGTTGAGGTGTCAGAGTCTCAGGATGAAAAGTTTTCAGGACGAGTCCAGAGTGACAAAGACGCCCTCAGAGAAGGACGAATCAGACTTCAACTGTCCAGACTGAGGACTGATGACTCGGGTCTGTACCTGTGTGAGGTGAACACTGATTATGGCTTCAGTGTTGGAAAATGTCAACTCAACGTCACTG CAGTGAGGGATTTTCCTGAATCTGCGAGAAAACCTGAGGCATCAAACACAGAGAGTCGAGGAAGGATCGGCCTGTACTGTGGAGTGACAGCAGCTCTGCTGcttctctgctgcttttcatttatttactgtCTAAATAACAGGACTTCTACACAGAGTCGAGGGTTGGATGTCGGAAAACTTTGA
- the LOC120439369 gene encoding uncharacterized protein LOC120439369 isoform X2 translates to MICRILLLIILTSCISGSFVVNVTQTSYQAEENHSITLEWTFTTKPDRSNKTLNILCELFISNNNVSVLYHVHEGVEVSESQDEKFSGRVQSDKDALREGRIRLQLSRLRTDDSGLYLCEVNTDYGFSVGKCQLNVTAVRDFPESARKPEASNTESRGRIGLYCGVTAALLLLCCFSFIYCLNNRTSTQSRGLDVGKL, encoded by the exons ATGATCTGCAGGATCctgctgctcatcatcctcacctcaTGTATCTCTG GATCATTTGTAGTCAATGTGACACAGACCTCCTATCAGGCAGAGGAGAACCACAGCATCACACTGGAGTGGACGTTCACCACCAAACCTGACAGATCCAACAAAACTCTCAACATCCTCTGTGAACTCTTCATCAGTAATAATAACGTTTCAGTCCTGTATCATGTTCATGAAGGTGTTGAGGTGTCAGAGTCTCAGGATGAAAAGTTTTCAGGACGAGTCCAGAGTGACAAAGACGCCCTCAGAGAAGGACGAATCAGACTTCAACTGTCCAGACTGAGGACTGATGACTCGGGTCTGTACCTGTGTGAGGTGAACACTGATTATGGCTTCAGTGTTGGAAAATGTCAACTCAACGTCACTG CAGTGAGGGATTTTCCTGAATCTGCGAGAAAACCTGAGGCATCAAACACAGAGAGTCGAGGAAGGATCGGCCTGTACTGTGGAGTGACAGCAGCTCTGCTGcttctctgctgcttttcatttatttactgtCTAAATAACAGGACTTCTACACAGAGTCGAGGGTTGGATGTCGGAAAACTTTGA